A single window of Granulicella mallensis MP5ACTX8 DNA harbors:
- a CDS encoding biotin-independent malonate decarboxylase subunit beta: MSTAEIFPAFVNRKSFIELDGRARAQSLFDEGTAKELVGPFDRVESPWLAIQGVTPQADDGCIVIKGKIGGLPAVVVSLEGAFQGGSIGEVSGAKMTAALDLATKDSEAGKKTAAVLLLETGGVRLQEANLGLAAIAEVISSILALRQHAPVITVVAGTVGCFGGMSLAAGVSSYVVMTKEARLGLNGPEVIEQESGIDEFDASDRALIWAIHGGEQRVGMGEADALVEDDADKIASTIRGYVQAGPPSEHRSEQVKLYRDRIAALDTSKQIDPISLRQTWNGNNTTGGAR; the protein is encoded by the coding sequence ATGAGCACAGCAGAGATCTTTCCCGCATTTGTAAATCGCAAGAGCTTCATCGAGCTGGACGGCAGGGCACGTGCCCAGAGCCTGTTCGATGAGGGGACTGCGAAGGAGTTGGTTGGCCCGTTTGATCGAGTCGAATCCCCGTGGTTGGCGATTCAGGGGGTCACTCCACAGGCCGATGATGGTTGCATCGTAATCAAAGGTAAGATTGGTGGCCTGCCAGCAGTTGTCGTCTCTCTCGAAGGAGCTTTCCAGGGAGGCAGCATCGGAGAAGTGTCCGGCGCCAAGATGACAGCGGCTCTGGATCTTGCAACGAAAGACTCAGAGGCCGGGAAGAAGACGGCTGCTGTCCTTCTCCTTGAGACCGGTGGTGTGCGGCTGCAGGAAGCGAATCTTGGGCTCGCCGCTATCGCTGAAGTGATCTCGTCGATCCTCGCCTTGCGTCAGCACGCCCCGGTGATCACTGTGGTTGCCGGTACCGTGGGCTGTTTCGGCGGCATGTCACTGGCGGCTGGAGTATCAAGCTATGTCGTTATGACCAAAGAAGCTCGCCTTGGGCTCAACGGCCCTGAGGTCATCGAACAAGAGTCCGGCATCGACGAGTTCGATGCGTCAGACCGCGCTCTGATCTGGGCGATTCATGGTGGTGAACAGCGAGTCGGCATGGGAGAGGCAGATGCGCTCGTTGAAGACGATGCCGACAAGATCGCTTCCACGATTCGCGGATATGTCCAGGCTGGTCCGCCATCCGAGCATAGAAGCGAACAGGTCAAGCTCTATCGCGATCGTATTGCTGCATTGGACACGTCCAAACAGATCGATCCGATAAGCCTGCGTCAGACATGGAATGGCAAC
- a CDS encoding malonate decarboxylase subunit delta, with product MEQIEFDYPAARRRMTKKAYVGVVGSGDMEVLMEPAGGDGAHVSITTSVNGFQDSWKAVFDRFFSKFDGAVKIQINDAGATPGSVLLRLEQAVEVIEQ from the coding sequence ATGGAACAGATTGAATTCGATTATCCGGCGGCGAGACGTCGCATGACGAAGAAGGCTTATGTCGGCGTAGTGGGGTCTGGAGATATGGAAGTCCTCATGGAGCCGGCTGGCGGTGATGGGGCACACGTCTCGATTACCACCAGCGTGAATGGCTTCCAGGACTCGTGGAAGGCGGTCTTTGACCGGTTCTTCTCGAAGTTCGATGGAGCCGTAAAGATCCAGATCAACGATGCAGGCGCAACCCCAGGAAGCGTGCTGCTGCGGTTGGAACAGGCAGTGGAGGTGATTGAGCAATGA